The Gymnogyps californianus isolate 813 chromosome Z, ASM1813914v2, whole genome shotgun sequence genome has a window encoding:
- the CZH9orf24 gene encoding LOW QUALITY PROTEIN: spermatid-specific manchette-related protein 1 (The sequence of the model RefSeq protein was modified relative to this genomic sequence to represent the inferred CDS: inserted 1 base in 1 codon; substituted 1 base at 1 genomic stop codon) gives MFLFAQKHKTPVSTCTDSYCLPCSVKKTIQEQAPLQLWKENKFVMQGLTMPQXQNLVSQGQPEQLIKASMQEYYRNAIDPAGWPEKYNTVFFNEDKYITWRMGPYNSTAWNKHSFYLSLLPKETRMETFLHSTPVPCHPKPTCLNQSEMEVAAVMLHRLSQLSLLSLQPVYTVMGKGPFQGYYSPCSGRHYCLXGMDYYIDGAPAVRRHLRMLAERAVRSILCCSYSPRAMVCASTHHPKPSSLYTSPRFRVIGEIHTTHTFKLFTPVPLC, from the exons ATGTTCCTCTTTGCCCAAAAACACAAGACCCCCGTCAGCACTTGCACTGACTCCTACTGCCTGCCATGCTCTGTCAAAAAGACCATCCAAGAGCAGGCTccactgcagctctggaaagaaaacaagtttgtgATGCAG GGATTAACAATGCCCC TGCAAAATCTGGTGAGCCAAGGTCAGCCTGAGCAACTGATTAAGGCATCGATGCAGGAGTACTACAGGAATGCCATTGACCCTGCTGGCTGGCCAG AGAAGTACAACACAGTTTTTTTCAACGAGGACAAATACATCACCTGGAGAATGGGTCCCTACAACAGCACAGCCTGGAATAAGCACTCCTTCtacctctccctcctgcccaag GAGACAAGGATGGAGACCTTCCTGCACAGCACACCTGTGCCATGCCACCCAAAACCCACCTGCCTCAATCAGTCCG AGATGGAGGTGGCTGCCGTCATGCTGCACAGGCTGTCACAGCTCTcactgctgtccctgcagcctgtgtACACCGTGATGGGGAAGGGACCCTTCCAGGGCTACTACAGCCCCTGCTCTGGGCGCCACTACTGCCTGTGAGGGATGGACTACTACATCGATGGGGCCCCTGCCGTCAGAAGGCATCTCCGCATGCTAGCAGAGAGGGCTGTAAG GAGTATCCTGTGCTGCAGTTACAGCCCCAGAGCAATGGTCTGTGCATCTACACATCACCCCAAGCCATCCTCCCTGTACACAAGCCCTAG ATTCCGAGTGATCGGAGAgattcatacaacacataccTTCAAGCTCTTCACACCCGTCCCcctgtgctaa